From the Accumulibacter sp. genome, one window contains:
- a CDS encoding AAA domain-containing protein yields the protein MEIRLIKKSGVPAAEIDAHQRIHKAFNESQFSSRWRGYASFKLARGGRGSGDDDFDLVLVTHTNVVVIELKNWHGKNLKKVGENWFLDGEDRGESPVSIVNLKAKKLANLMKQKLGNDKTPFVNSFVVIQDGVEELEMGDDDQAVLYLYELLEWVDQDKYKKSLPWAPRFNVLANLGAYDRFFCGNDFKPRDYLVQGFRPGDVAIWEHPKGLYSEFRAQAKDDPDQLALLRRWNFGALGMTLIGEGDRAFLGLREQRIYEYVSDRNPELGASLLRPIGRKDAKDVTFNFEELYSLPSKLARLTEFSNSALPKLDPDERVRLVKALLSRFADLHDLSVAHRDVGDHCLWIERPARVVVTGFPAAYYPSMKTVGTFREQIRVDRSNLPEDVGTASESTPYRRDIFLLGVICYLILYGARPPRVNNVHEWASRADDQFEGAFDAVLSKALASNPLQRFENARAMLEAVNAATSSESHQIIDLTRFEAFKAVSKLRDYEETDVLRDDDDVLFFRSKTDQHDLAVKCWNGVEPDPLRQDDSIRLLAFVERARTLRGCAIPGLPRIVDFGLSRKNLLLVREWVDGQTLYEWLASTPDLEARLRVARALVDVIVRLHALELPHGDVHPGNVIVVSSSQSVLIDALDFEHAPGDAYTTAYLPPEYKTMSPVERDRYGLAAVICEMLGGNQAQPQGPYSIPKVYDQLSRLLTEHAASALEPLQRALAVALRSPEQETVSVTVTVPNLAFRSVPQGPMYLDNGRLHVKVEDSKKAKGCVFFRLTAVGRQLTFDWSLQEEKATNIRAENITQVQLMRSQTMHDAVITSLVTLKDGSVGDVSDLVQQLLGIPEVQNKIRVLTEQRVDITRISEPAPGAARRPIEDLPSARALLPIAVSDLWRVLLDAEEDALPSLTVSGEHRHSPYERNQTLVPYQVDSGVIDYSDAETVIVEVRGNDGNWRNCGYLSLRDTTFGERAELAIQDLSSKTNLRIGDKLRLRGTLEKASFTRRSLAVQRVLSDRAVIPGLIEYFDPLAGHDHQPTTYRPPSDIDLEEYAEGDKKLNESQREAFRRVVGNGPISLLQGPPGTGKTWFIASLLHYLMTKEQARRILLVSQSHEAVNNALEKSLELCRSKGLQFDAVRLGSESAASDAIRHLHSSSIEYSYREQFKAEKKPRTIELAKAMGLPEDFANSFIELWHRLGGLANRINELTRELQSNSSGEDQGELEARVRALTSTFEDICRDVYEASCEATPDQTLSKLEQQFVEQYEIHSPDAVQRLGKLIRLSEDWLASLGSPEANFAEFLAKSRTVVAGTLVGIGHRASGVVQNLYDWVVIDEAGRAAPSELAVAMQTGHRILLVGDHKQLPPTFSEEVRDIIKSRFSVGDESPAFGSDFERIYESAYGKTVGASLLKQYRMAPDIGKLVSDCFYDGRLETGRAAPSAYYDKLPDHMRQQVTWVDTSPLGPSGFEQSTKAGDQRWNDTEARVVMRLLRQIIECDDFMEEVRNELQPSEPAIGIICMYSRQRDVLNRMKSEASWLGDLRRLVKIDTVDSYQGKENRIVILSTVRNNAALKPGFLRVPNRINVALSRAMDRLFVVGASRMWAGRNAQLPLGAVFAKVQSMQQEGRAEVLSAKELLQ from the coding sequence TTGGAAATCCGTCTGATCAAGAAGTCCGGCGTACCTGCCGCAGAAATTGACGCGCACCAAAGAATACACAAGGCTTTCAACGAATCACAGTTCTCATCACGCTGGCGAGGCTATGCATCGTTCAAATTGGCCCGTGGAGGGCGAGGCAGCGGAGACGACGATTTCGACCTTGTTCTGGTCACCCACACTAACGTCGTCGTCATCGAGCTCAAGAACTGGCATGGCAAGAACCTCAAGAAGGTGGGTGAGAACTGGTTCTTGGACGGCGAGGATCGCGGAGAGTCCCCAGTATCGATTGTGAATCTGAAGGCCAAAAAGCTTGCCAACTTGATGAAGCAAAAGCTTGGCAACGACAAGACGCCGTTTGTGAACTCGTTTGTGGTGATACAGGACGGCGTTGAAGAACTGGAGATGGGCGACGACGACCAAGCGGTTCTTTACCTCTACGAACTGTTGGAGTGGGTTGACCAAGACAAGTACAAGAAGTCGCTTCCTTGGGCCCCGCGATTCAACGTGCTTGCGAATCTAGGCGCCTACGACCGTTTCTTCTGCGGGAACGATTTCAAGCCGCGCGACTACTTGGTGCAAGGCTTCCGTCCAGGCGACGTTGCCATTTGGGAGCACCCCAAGGGCCTGTATTCGGAGTTTCGGGCGCAGGCAAAGGACGACCCGGACCAGTTAGCGCTACTGCGCAGGTGGAACTTCGGTGCTCTTGGGATGACGCTTATCGGCGAGGGTGACCGCGCTTTCCTGGGTCTCAGGGAACAGCGCATCTACGAGTACGTGTCTGACCGAAACCCGGAGCTTGGCGCATCTCTGTTGCGACCTATCGGCCGGAAGGACGCCAAGGACGTCACGTTCAACTTCGAGGAGCTTTACTCGCTGCCTTCGAAACTTGCGAGGTTGACTGAATTCTCTAACAGCGCCCTCCCCAAGCTAGACCCGGATGAACGCGTTCGTCTCGTGAAGGCTCTTCTGAGCCGGTTCGCGGATCTTCACGACTTGAGCGTCGCGCACCGCGACGTTGGCGACCATTGCCTTTGGATTGAGCGTCCCGCGCGGGTTGTGGTGACGGGCTTCCCCGCGGCCTACTATCCGTCAATGAAGACGGTTGGTACGTTCCGGGAGCAGATCCGAGTTGATCGGTCTAACCTTCCTGAAGACGTAGGCACTGCAAGTGAGTCAACACCGTACAGGCGGGATATCTTCCTTCTTGGGGTGATCTGCTATCTCATCTTGTATGGCGCTCGTCCTCCTCGAGTCAACAACGTCCATGAGTGGGCGTCGCGAGCTGACGACCAATTCGAAGGGGCATTCGACGCTGTCCTCTCAAAAGCGCTTGCGAGCAACCCGTTGCAGCGGTTCGAGAACGCCAGGGCTATGCTTGAAGCGGTCAATGCCGCTACGTCGAGCGAGAGCCACCAAATCATCGACCTGACGCGGTTTGAGGCGTTCAAGGCGGTCAGCAAGCTTCGGGACTACGAAGAGACTGACGTTCTCCGCGATGACGACGACGTACTATTCTTTCGTTCGAAGACAGATCAGCACGACTTGGCTGTCAAATGCTGGAATGGGGTGGAGCCGGACCCACTACGACAGGACGATTCCATCCGTCTGCTGGCGTTCGTTGAGCGCGCTAGAACACTACGTGGATGCGCCATTCCTGGCCTTCCACGCATCGTCGACTTCGGGCTCAGCCGCAAGAACCTCTTGCTGGTGCGCGAGTGGGTAGATGGCCAGACTCTGTACGAGTGGCTCGCGTCGACGCCCGACCTCGAAGCGCGGCTCCGCGTTGCCCGGGCCTTGGTTGATGTCATCGTGCGCCTGCATGCTCTCGAACTTCCGCATGGCGACGTACATCCAGGCAATGTGATCGTTGTCTCGAGCAGTCAGTCTGTGCTTATCGATGCACTGGACTTTGAGCATGCGCCGGGGGATGCCTACACCACGGCTTACCTTCCCCCTGAGTACAAGACCATGTCGCCCGTGGAGCGCGATCGCTACGGTCTGGCAGCTGTCATCTGTGAAATGCTCGGCGGTAACCAGGCTCAACCTCAGGGGCCATACTCGATCCCGAAGGTCTACGACCAACTCTCCCGGCTGCTGACGGAGCACGCGGCTTCTGCACTTGAACCGCTGCAGCGGGCGCTGGCTGTGGCGCTTAGATCACCGGAGCAGGAGACGGTATCAGTGACGGTCACTGTGCCGAACTTGGCCTTCCGCTCTGTGCCTCAAGGTCCGATGTACCTCGACAACGGCCGCTTGCACGTCAAAGTCGAAGACTCTAAGAAAGCGAAAGGCTGCGTGTTCTTCCGACTAACTGCGGTCGGGCGTCAACTCACTTTCGACTGGAGTCTGCAGGAGGAGAAGGCTACGAACATCCGTGCCGAGAACATCACGCAAGTCCAGTTGATGCGCTCGCAGACCATGCACGATGCCGTTATCACTTCGCTGGTTACCCTGAAAGATGGTTCTGTCGGTGATGTGAGCGATCTGGTTCAACAACTTCTGGGGATTCCGGAGGTACAAAACAAGATTCGTGTACTGACCGAGCAACGAGTTGACATCACAAGAATCTCAGAGCCAGCGCCGGGAGCCGCTAGAAGGCCAATCGAAGACCTGCCCAGCGCCCGTGCGCTACTACCGATTGCAGTCTCCGATCTCTGGCGTGTACTCCTTGACGCCGAAGAGGACGCGCTGCCCAGCCTGACAGTTTCTGGTGAGCACCGGCACAGTCCCTATGAACGGAACCAGACGTTAGTTCCGTATCAGGTAGACAGTGGGGTCATCGACTACAGCGACGCGGAGACCGTCATTGTTGAGGTTCGCGGGAATGACGGCAACTGGCGCAACTGCGGTTACCTGAGCTTGCGAGATACCACTTTTGGTGAACGGGCTGAACTGGCCATCCAGGACCTCAGTTCCAAGACCAACTTGCGCATTGGTGACAAGTTGCGCTTGCGAGGAACGCTGGAGAAGGCGTCCTTCACTCGTCGCAGCCTGGCGGTCCAACGCGTGCTCAGTGACAGGGCGGTCATTCCCGGTCTGATTGAGTATTTCGACCCTTTAGCCGGCCATGACCACCAGCCAACAACCTATCGACCCCCAAGTGATATCGACCTTGAAGAGTACGCGGAAGGTGACAAGAAGCTCAATGAGAGCCAACGGGAAGCGTTCCGGCGAGTTGTCGGTAACGGCCCGATAAGCCTTCTGCAAGGTCCCCCGGGCACCGGGAAAACCTGGTTCATTGCATCACTCTTGCACTACCTGATGACAAAGGAGCAGGCACGAAGAATTCTTCTGGTCAGCCAGTCCCACGAAGCAGTCAACAATGCACTCGAGAAGAGCCTGGAGCTCTGCCGCTCGAAGGGTCTTCAGTTCGATGCTGTTCGGCTCGGAAGCGAATCGGCGGCATCCGACGCCATCCGCCACCTGCACAGCTCGTCAATCGAGTACAGCTACCGAGAACAGTTCAAAGCGGAGAAAAAGCCGCGGACCATAGAACTCGCCAAAGCGATGGGGCTACCGGAAGATTTCGCTAATTCATTCATTGAACTCTGGCATCGATTGGGAGGGCTCGCGAATCGTATCAACGAGCTCACAAGGGAGCTTCAGTCCAACAGCAGCGGTGAAGATCAGGGTGAACTTGAGGCTCGCGTGCGTGCCCTCACATCCACGTTTGAGGATATTTGTCGCGATGTCTACGAAGCCTCGTGCGAGGCGACGCCCGACCAGACGCTCTCTAAGCTTGAGCAGCAATTCGTAGAGCAGTACGAGATTCACTCGCCCGACGCAGTCCAGCGGCTAGGGAAGCTGATTCGTTTGTCGGAGGACTGGCTTGCTTCTCTCGGTTCACCAGAGGCAAATTTTGCGGAGTTTCTCGCCAAGTCGAGGACTGTTGTGGCAGGGACCCTTGTCGGGATCGGACACAGAGCTTCAGGCGTGGTCCAGAACCTGTACGATTGGGTCGTCATTGACGAGGCGGGTAGGGCGGCACCTAGTGAACTGGCTGTCGCGATGCAGACCGGTCACCGGATTCTCTTGGTCGGTGATCACAAACAACTACCACCGACCTTCTCTGAGGAAGTCAGAGACATCATTAAGAGCCGTTTCAGTGTTGGTGATGAGTCTCCCGCTTTCGGAAGCGACTTCGAGCGAATCTACGAGTCTGCATATGGCAAGACTGTTGGAGCGTCGCTGCTCAAGCAGTATCGGATGGCGCCCGACATCGGCAAGCTGGTCTCAGACTGCTTCTATGACGGCCGACTTGAAACCGGGCGCGCTGCGCCTTCCGCCTACTACGACAAACTTCCGGATCACATGAGGCAGCAAGTCACTTGGGTCGACACGTCGCCCCTTGGACCGAGTGGCTTCGAGCAGTCGACAAAGGCAGGTGACCAGCGCTGGAATGACACCGAGGCTCGTGTTGTCATGAGACTTCTGCGCCAGATAATCGAGTGTGATGACTTCATGGAAGAAGTGCGCAACGAACTCCAGCCGAGCGAGCCTGCCATTGGAATCATCTGCATGTACAGCCGGCAGCGAGACGTTCTGAACCGCATGAAATCCGAGGCAAGCTGGCTAGGTGACCTCCGTCGCCTGGTCAAGATCGACACAGTCGATAGCTACCAGGGAAAAGAGAACCGTATCGTCATTCTCTCCACTGTGCGCAACAACGCTGCGCTAAAACCCGGCTTCCTTCGTGTACCCAACCGTATCAACGTGGCGCTCTCACGTGCTATGGATCGCCTATTCGTTGTCGGCGCTAGCCGCATGTGGGCGGGCCGAAATGCACAGCTACCGCTTGGGGCCGTATTCGCGAAAGTGCAAAGCATGCAGCAAGAAGGGCGAGCGGAAGTTCTGTCCGCCAAGGAGTTACTTCAATGA